In Palaemon carinicauda isolate YSFRI2023 unplaced genomic scaffold, ASM3689809v2 scaffold3269, whole genome shotgun sequence, one DNA window encodes the following:
- the LOC137636558 gene encoding uncharacterized protein, translating into MLALYKILILDIDDESKSLVELKKLIYQLSYMDNCAIAFDSSAELEWAYKQVKGIFEPYHFRLQQFITNDSNLQEIIDSENEVKTDRNVKLLGLVWDREKDCLSTKPINLDIKANTKREVLRTIASQYDLYNFNGPLLNRSRLFLHRLQCDQHLSWDQALDKERSREWQNIAKQANAAPVIKVPRFAGSRDDTYKLIAYSDSSKCIFGVVIYIQCISTGKLSFAFAKNRMVGKNLQSKSMPSLELQSIALAVECLLDLYKELSGPSCIKPIKIQELRVYSDSLVALSWIYSHTHNLDKLQKCSVFVKNRLHEISELCLKHPVIFSFVSGEENPGDCITRCLSYKSLMKTNYLTGPDLVNAPRMEHSKDTLEFVVPDPKMDIQIPVNCLGAYISSKDIEIEHFQMTSRVSSFHRLILIYRNVLLFVNKLKIKVMARDPDKFNHLKAFRSDHNFFAEASRLLLSRDQGCYFAEELEYFNSSERLLKDVPRIVGQLNIYIDREGLLRVRSKLSRLKDEGRYRFPILLSKDSTLTTLIIRDYHERFAHAGVYSVLSEMRKMFWMSKSYSTVKKVLKSCVVCRRFNERAIKLNQNSYRDFRINAPEIPFRYIFMDYMGPYFVHINSQKVKVWLLCITCNWSRAINLKLCYDLSVKEFLRAFQLHCFEFGLPELCISDMGTQLVAGANIIMDFLRDPEVKLYLEENGVKPIQFEHFFKGQSQLGSMVETCVKMTKKLVYGSIKNNVLKVRDFEFLIAQTVHLVNRRPIAFKEALRGENLDASVPQPITPESLIRGYDLTSVNIIPDLQRIPEIADDPTYTLNKSSKIKNCFSHLRKVRNNLVDLYHSEFLATLTQQAVDKKNRYLPVKHTSLQKNDIVLIKELYCKPNQYPMGLVKEVTVNDVGEVTGAVVLKGKTREITKRHVSNLIFLLRPENQIEQDSVAEKPIDDNLQGQTRRACKPRVAAARCKRKNRKLLGFE; encoded by the coding sequence atgttagctttgtataagattttgatcctcgatattgatgatgaaagtaagtctctggtcgaactcaaaaaactgatatatcagttgagttatatggacaactgtgccattgcttttgattcttctgctgaacttgaatgggcctataaacaggttaaaggtatttttgaaccctaccattttaggttacaacagttcataacaaatgattctaatttgcaagaaatcatagattcagagaatgaggttaagactgataggaacgtaaagttgcttggtttagtgtgggatcgggaaaaggactgtttatccaccaagcccataaatcttgacattaaggccaataccaagagggaggttttacgtactattgcgtcgcagtatgatctttataattttaatggccctttacttaatagaagcaggctcttcctacacagattacaatgtgatcaacacttgagttgggatcaagcactggataaagaacgttcgagagaatggcaaaatattgctaagcaagcaaatgctgctcctgtcatcaaagttcctaggtttgcgggaagcagagatgacacttacaagctgatagcttattctgacagtagcaaatgtatatttggagtagtgatatacatacagtgtatttccacaggtaagctaagttttgcttttgcaaaaaatcgtatggtaggaaaaaaccttcaatctaaaagtatgccttcccttgaactacaaagtattgccttagcagtggaatgtctcttagatttatacaaagaattatcgggtccctcttgcattaaacctattaagattcaggaattaagggtttattcagatagccttgtagctttatcttggatatattcgcacactcacaatcttgataaactacagaaatgttctgtgtttgtgaaaaacaggttacacgagattagtgaactgtgcttaaaacacccagttatattttcgtttgtatctggagaagaaaatcccggggattgtattacacgttgtctctcttataaatcactcatgaaaactaactaccttacaggtccagaccttgtaaatgctccaagaatggaacatagtaaggatactttggagtttgtggtaccagatcccaaaatggatattcagataccagtaaactgtttgggtgcctacattagtagtaaggatatagaaattgaacattttcagatgacttcaagagtttctagctttcatagattaattttgatttatcgcaatgttttattgtttgtcaataagctgaaaattaaggtgatggctagggatcctgacaaatttaaccatttaaaggcttttcgcagtgatcataatttttttgcagaggctagtagattgttgctgtccagggaccagggatgttattttgctgaagaacttgaatattttaactctagtgaacgtttacttaaggacgtgccaagaatagttggacaacttaatatttatattgacagagaaggactgttaagagtacgaagtaagctgtccagacttaaagatgaagggaggtataggtttcctattttgttgtctaaggatagtactttaactacattgattatcagagattatcatgaacggtttgctcatgcaggtgtgtattctgtcttgtcagagatgcgtaaaatgttttggatgtctaagtcttattctacagttaaaaaggtgttgaagtcttgtgttgtgtgtcgacgttttaatgaaagggctatcaagcttaaccagaactcttacagagatttcagaattaatgcaccagaaattcctttcaggtatatttttatggattatatgggtccatattttgtgcatattaacagtcaaaaggttaaagtctggttattatgtataacttgtaattggagtagggcaattaatttaaaactttgctatgacttgtcggtaaaggagttcttaagagccttccagttacattgttttgagtttggtttgccagagttatgcatttctgacatgggcactcaactagtagctggagccaacatcatcatggactttctaagggatcccgaggtcaagctgtatttggaggaaaatggagtcaaaccgattcagtttgaacattttttcaaaggccagagccaacttggatcgatggtagagacttgtgttaagatgaccaagaagctcgtctatggttctataaaaaataatgtactgaaggtaagggactttgaatttttgattgctcagactgtacatttagtgaacagaaggcctattgctttcaaagaggctttgcgtggggaaaatttagacgcatcagttcctcagcctattacccctgagagcttgattcgtggctatgaccttacttctgttaatataattcccgatttacagaggataccagagattgcagatgatcccacctatactcttaacaagtcaagcaaaattaaaaactgcttttctcatttgagaaaggttaggaataatcttgtggatttgtatcattcggagttcctggctacattaactcagcaagctgttgacaaaaagaacagataccttcctgttaaacatacctctttacagaagaatgatattgttttaataaaagaactctattgtaagcctaaccagtatcctatgggtttggttaaggaagtgactgtcaatgatgttggagaagttactggtgctgttgtgttgaagggcaagacaagagaaattactaagagacacgtttctaaccttatatttcttttaaggcctgaaaaccaaattgagcaagacagtgttgctgagaagcctattgatgataatttgcagggtcagactcgacgcgcatgtaaacctagagttgctgctgcaaggtgtaaacggaaaaataggaaactcttaggtttcgagtag